The following coding sequences lie in one Rutidosis leptorrhynchoides isolate AG116_Rl617_1_P2 chromosome 4, CSIRO_AGI_Rlap_v1, whole genome shotgun sequence genomic window:
- the LOC139840204 gene encoding protein EARLY RESPONSIVE TO DEHYDRATION 15-like, giving the protein MTIATTQRSSTLNPNAPLFVPAAVRQVEDFSAEWWDLVTTSTWFHDYWLSQQQGEGGFFENTEGEFDFTDVADLLPDSIDADEDTLIMESQYEQFLLSTEMERRNAHAPNSFKHIPTIGLELDVKPRERGPKSPVEIARYREKPAKIVSPKSRTQRIQQPR; this is encoded by the exons ATGACAATAGCTACAACACAAAGATCTTCAACGCTCAATCCAAACGCACCATTATTCGTCCCTGCTGCTGTTCGCCAAGTCGAAGATTTCTCTGCAGAATGGTGGGACCTGGTCACAACATCCACGTGGTTTCATGACTACTGGCTTAGCCAGCAACAGGGCGAAGGTGGTTTCTTTGAAAACACCGAAGGCGAATTTGATTTCACTGACGTTGCAGATCTTCTTCCTGATTCAATTGATGCTGATGAAGATACCTTAATCATGGAGTCACAATATGAACAATTCCTCCTTTCAACTGAAATGGAAAGGCGAAACGCTCATGCTCCAAATTCTTTCAAGCACATTCCTACCATTG GTTTGGAATTGGATGTGAAACCAAGGGAAAGGGGTCCAAAGTCACCAGTGGAAATTGCTAGGTATAGGGAGAAACCAGCAAAAATAGTAAGCCCAAAATCACGCACACAACGCATTCAGCAACCTCGTTAA